The proteins below come from a single Triticum aestivum cultivar Chinese Spring chromosome 5D, IWGSC CS RefSeq v2.1, whole genome shotgun sequence genomic window:
- the LOC123120659 gene encoding cyclin-D3-2, with product MAFAALFVDSLYCPEEHHDLFQEPAEEQWPEQQPLPLALDDELPALFEVFRGKEEVLMREGGDGYGGDARRQAAVGWATRAAARLGFSALTAALAAAYLDRCFLSGGALRLGDQPWMARLAAVACVALAAKVEETRVPVLLDLQLCAAESAGDADVFDAKTVRRMELLVLSALAWRMHPVTPFSFLHPVLAAARLRQCESVLLAVMPDWSWPRYRPSAWAAAALLATAGYGSGDGDAELLALINAPEDEVAECVKILSGEVAAGFIGFGGDNKRKRAAAGLHSPPLSPSGVIGAAAYFSCESSSSSADSRSGAATAWPGSVSVSSSPEPPGRPLKRATATAMLPPDEESRDAWR from the exons ATGGCCTTTGCCGCGCTCTTTGTTGACTCGCTGTACTGCCCGGAGGAGCACCACGACCTGTTCCAGGAGCCGGCCGAGGAGCAGTGGCCGGAGCAGCAGCCACTGCCGTTGGCTCTTGACGACGAGCTGCCGGCGCTGTTCGAGGTGTTCAGGGGCAAGGAGGAGGTGCTGATGCGGGAGGGCGGCGACGGGTACGGCGGCGACGCGAGGCGGCAGGCGGCGGTGGGGTGGGCGACGCGCGCGGCGGCCAGGCTGGGCTTCTCCGCCCTCACGGCCGCGCTCGCCGCAGCGTACCTCGACCGCTGCTTCCTCAGCGGCGGCGCGCTGCGGCTCGGGGACCAGCCGTGGATGGCGcggctcgccgccgtcgcctgcgtGGCGCTCGCGGCCAAGGTGGAGGAGACGCGGGTGCCCGTGCTCCTCGACCTCCAGCTCTGCGCCGCCGAGAGCGCCGGCGACGCCGACGTGTTCGATGCCAAGACGGTGCGCCGGATGGAGCTCCTCGTGCTCTCGGCCCTCGCTTGGCGGATGCACCCCGTCACGCCCTTCTCCTTCCTCCACCCCGTCCTCGCCGCCGCGCGCCTGCGCCAGTGCGAGAGCGTCCTGCTCGCGGTAATGCCAG ATTGGAGCTGGCCACGGTACCGCCCGTCGGCGTGGGCTGCGGCGGCATTGCTCGCGACGGCCGGCTACGGCAGTGGCGACGGCGACGCCGAGCTCTTGGCGCTCATCAACGCCCCCGAG GACGAGGTGGCGGAGTGCGTCAAGATCCTCTCCGGGGAGGTCGCGGCGGGCTTCATTGGCTTCGGCGGCGACAATAAGCGCAAGCGCGCGGCAGCGGGGCTGCACTCGCCGCCGCTGAGCCCGAGCGGCGTGATCGGCGCGGCGGCATACTTCAGCTGCGAGAGCTCGTCCAGCAGCGCGGACTCACGCTCCGGCGCCGCCACTGCGTGGCCGGGGTCAGTCTCCGTGTCGTCCTCCCCAGAGCCCCCCGGCCGGCCGCTCAAGCGCGCCACCGCCACGGCGATGCTTCCACCAGACGAGGAGAGCCGCGACGCCTGGCGTTAG